The following proteins come from a genomic window of Kocuria palustris:
- a CDS encoding lytic transglycosylase → MQHTPQDPRPQDSDPAPSGSRARRSAAALAALAVFGASGTPAAHAVGQPGGAAPDERPEAVDGPARTVQPGDSIWSVATANGLSVEDLMEWNGLSGDASLAPGDTLRLSAPAKEASSAKADDSPKSGDEATRVQDPAAPAAAAEAAPSSTEHRVAAGESLWAISQRHDIMVQALIEANDLDVAAPLREGETLQIPAAEAAPAVQDDAAPVAAPAEAAEAPRIRDDFPGYDYDEETLASAQSHLDQLYERPSPSAEEMQRLVRTTAQEMGVDPALALAHAEQESGFVHRSVSPADAVGTMQVLPSSGEWASALVGRDLDLLDPQDNVAAGVAIIRANQRSAEDLDRGIASYYQGAYGVEEYGMYDDTKTYVHQVKARISAWTHLR, encoded by the coding sequence ATGCAGCACACCCCTCAGGATCCCCGCCCCCAGGACTCGGATCCGGCCCCCAGCGGCTCGCGCGCCCGCCGCTCCGCCGCGGCACTGGCCGCGCTGGCCGTGTTCGGCGCCTCCGGGACGCCCGCGGCCCACGCGGTGGGCCAGCCGGGGGGCGCGGCCCCGGATGAGCGCCCCGAGGCCGTCGACGGCCCCGCGCGCACCGTCCAGCCCGGCGACAGCATCTGGTCGGTGGCCACGGCCAACGGCCTGTCGGTCGAGGACCTCATGGAGTGGAACGGGCTGTCCGGCGATGCCTCGCTGGCCCCGGGCGACACCCTGCGCCTGTCTGCTCCGGCGAAGGAGGCCTCCTCCGCCAAGGCCGATGACTCCCCCAAGTCCGGTGACGAAGCCACCCGCGTCCAGGACCCCGCCGCCCCGGCAGCCGCCGCAGAGGCCGCGCCGAGCAGCACCGAGCACCGCGTAGCAGCGGGTGAGAGCCTGTGGGCGATCTCGCAGCGCCACGACATCATGGTCCAGGCCCTGATCGAGGCCAACGACCTGGACGTCGCCGCCCCGCTGCGCGAGGGCGAGACGCTGCAGATCCCCGCAGCCGAGGCGGCACCTGCCGTGCAGGACGACGCGGCCCCGGTCGCAGCCCCCGCCGAAGCCGCCGAGGCCCCGCGGATCCGCGACGACTTCCCCGGCTACGACTACGACGAGGAGACCCTGGCCTCCGCGCAGAGCCATCTCGATCAGCTCTACGAGCGCCCGTCGCCCTCGGCCGAGGAGATGCAGCGTCTGGTGCGCACCACCGCTCAGGAGATGGGCGTGGATCCGGCCCTGGCCCTGGCCCATGCCGAGCAGGAGTCGGGCTTCGTGCACCGCAGCGTCTCACCGGCCGATGCCGTGGGCACCATGCAGGTGCTGCCGTCGTCAGGCGAGTGGGCCTCCGCCCTGGTGGGGCGCGATCTCGACCTGCTGGACCCCCAGGACAATGTCGCGGCGGGCGTGGCCATCATCCGCGCGAACCAGCGCTCGGCGGAGGATCTCGACCGCGGGATCGCGTCGTACTACCAGGGCGCCTACGGCGTCGAGGAGTACGGGATGTACGACGACACGAAGACCTACGTCCACCAGGTGAAGGCCCGGATCTCGGCCTGGACGCACCTGCGCTGA
- a CDS encoding DUF3040 domain-containing protein — MALSEREQQLLAQLEQQLNAEDPRFVSQMDSRPVKPTFSTRALVLGAVIGVVGLGIVVGGVALDSILVGVLGFLIMSFGVYWASTRSSGAKEAGESSSSRGGAKAKPAAAKKPESSFMRNLENRWDERRNGS, encoded by the coding sequence GTGGCCCTTTCGGAGCGCGAGCAGCAGCTGCTGGCTCAGCTGGAGCAGCAGCTCAATGCGGAGGATCCGAGGTTCGTGAGCCAGATGGACTCACGACCCGTGAAGCCCACGTTCTCCACGCGCGCGCTCGTGCTCGGAGCCGTGATCGGCGTGGTCGGCCTGGGCATCGTGGTCGGAGGTGTGGCCCTGGACTCGATCCTGGTGGGCGTCCTCGGCTTCCTGATCATGTCGTTCGGCGTCTACTGGGCCTCCACCCGCTCCTCGGGCGCCAAGGAGGCGGGGGAATCGAGCTCTTCCCGCGGCGGTGCCAAGGCCAAGCCGGCCGCTGCCAAGAAGCCGGAGTCCAGCTTCATGCGCAATCTCGAGAACCGCTGGGACGAGCGCCGCAACGGCAGCTGA
- a CDS encoding Rv2175c family DNA-binding protein has translation MNPAQPTLEQFEALDALVGEWTTFPDVAESTGMIVTRVHSMAEDGTLVAFRDPRDGVRRIPAEFLMDGQPIDALRGTMTVLRDNLYTDLEAVTWLFTEDESLPGRPIDFLRAGRKAEIRRRAQTLDW, from the coding sequence ATGAATCCCGCGCAGCCCACCCTCGAGCAGTTCGAGGCCCTCGACGCCCTGGTCGGCGAGTGGACCACGTTCCCGGACGTGGCCGAATCCACCGGGATGATCGTGACCCGCGTGCACTCCATGGCCGAGGACGGCACGCTCGTGGCCTTCCGCGACCCCCGCGACGGCGTCCGCCGCATCCCGGCGGAGTTCCTCATGGACGGCCAGCCGATCGATGCGCTGCGCGGGACCATGACCGTGCTGCGGGACAACCTCTACACCGACCTGGAGGCCGTGACCTGGCTGTTCACCGAGGACGAGTCCCTGCCGGGTCGGCCCATCGACTTCCTGCGCGCCGGGCGCAAGGCCGAGATCCGTCGTCGGGCGCAGACCCTGGACTGGTGA
- the mraZ gene encoding division/cell wall cluster transcriptional repressor MraZ has product MFLGTHSPRLDEKGRLILPAKFREELADGLVLTRGQERCLYVFSAAEFERVHEQMRAAPLSSKQARDYIRVFLSGASDEVPDKQGRVTVPVPLRQYAGLDRELAVVGAGSRAEIWDAAAWQQYLEEQEAAFSNTEEEVIPGLF; this is encoded by the coding sequence ATGTTCCTCGGAACGCACTCCCCCCGCTTGGACGAGAAGGGGCGGCTGATCCTTCCGGCCAAGTTCCGCGAGGAGCTGGCGGACGGACTGGTCCTCACCAGAGGCCAGGAGCGGTGCCTCTACGTCTTCAGCGCAGCTGAGTTCGAGAGGGTGCACGAGCAGATGAGGGCGGCCCCGCTGTCCTCCAAGCAGGCTCGCGACTACATCCGCGTGTTCCTCTCGGGTGCCTCGGACGAGGTGCCGGACAAGCAGGGTCGGGTGACCGTCCCTGTGCCGCTGCGTCAGTACGCGGGTCTGGATCGAGAGCTCGCCGTCGTCGGTGCGGGCTCCCGGGCCGAGATCTGGGACGCCGCGGCATGGCAGCAGTACCTGGAGGAGCAGGAGGCGGCCTTCTCGAACACCGAGGAGGAGGTCATCCCCGGACTCTTCTGA
- the dinB gene encoding DNA polymerase IV, whose amino-acid sequence MSMSGEQLEQWRSAAIMHVDLDMFFVAVGLLERPDLVGKPVIVARDSGRSVVLSASYEARAFGVRSGMPVSRARAMCPQGILLDPSYADYPGYSEQVMAMFHDLTHLVEQISVDEAFLDVSGAIRRLGSPVHIARQLRARIHRETGLTASVGIGATKTVAKIASTRSKPDGLLLVRAEDTVAFMAELPVGALWGVGRRTEEALQRSGIRTVGEIAQRTPQQLARVVGPAAGAHLHALAHGVDPRPVTPEREEKSLGAEQTFQTDVSDIDALRRELLGLSHRTAARLRRHRLRARRVGLKLRWEDFTTISRSRTVSHPFTSGHDLYTHAEELLTAELPLPSAVRLIGVRAESLEDADSAMQLSIDGREEEWAAAESAMDRARERFGGAVLGQASMLRPPRGTVGRSELRAGHRDDPAPGGAGRARSQPRR is encoded by the coding sequence ATGAGCATGAGCGGCGAGCAGCTCGAGCAGTGGCGAAGCGCGGCCATCATGCACGTCGATCTCGACATGTTCTTCGTGGCCGTCGGGCTGCTGGAGCGCCCGGATCTGGTGGGCAAGCCGGTGATCGTGGCCCGGGACTCCGGGCGCTCGGTGGTCCTGTCCGCCTCCTACGAGGCGCGCGCCTTCGGGGTGCGCTCCGGCATGCCGGTCTCCCGCGCCCGAGCCATGTGCCCGCAGGGGATCCTGCTGGATCCGTCGTATGCGGACTACCCGGGCTACTCCGAGCAGGTGATGGCCATGTTCCACGACCTCACGCACCTGGTGGAGCAGATCAGCGTGGACGAGGCCTTCCTGGACGTCTCCGGAGCCATCCGCAGGCTGGGCTCGCCGGTGCACATCGCTCGGCAGCTGCGCGCCCGCATCCATCGGGAGACGGGGCTGACCGCCTCGGTGGGCATCGGCGCCACCAAGACCGTCGCCAAGATCGCCTCCACCCGCTCCAAGCCGGACGGACTGCTGCTCGTGCGCGCCGAGGACACCGTGGCGTTCATGGCGGAGCTGCCCGTCGGGGCGCTGTGGGGCGTCGGCAGGCGCACGGAGGAGGCGCTGCAGCGCTCGGGGATCCGCACCGTGGGGGAGATCGCACAGCGCACGCCGCAGCAGCTGGCCCGCGTCGTCGGCCCGGCTGCGGGTGCGCACCTGCATGCGCTGGCCCACGGCGTGGATCCCCGCCCGGTGACTCCGGAGCGCGAGGAGAAGAGCCTGGGGGCGGAGCAGACCTTCCAGACCGACGTCAGCGACATCGACGCCCTGCGCCGCGAGCTGCTCGGGCTGTCCCATCGCACCGCCGCGCGACTGCGCCGCCACAGGCTACGGGCCCGGCGGGTGGGACTGAAGCTGCGGTGGGAGGACTTCACCACCATCTCTCGCTCGCGGACGGTGAGCCATCCCTTCACCTCCGGGCACGACCTCTACACGCATGCCGAGGAGCTGCTGACGGCGGAGCTGCCGCTGCCCAGCGCCGTGCGTCTGATCGGAGTGCGCGCCGAGTCCCTCGAGGACGCCGATTCCGCCATGCAGCTGAGCATCGACGGCCGCGAGGAGGAGTGGGCCGCCGCCGAGTCGGCCATGGACCGGGCGCGCGAGCGATTCGGCGGCGCCGTCCTGGGGCAGGCCTCCATGCTGAGGCCTCCGCGCGGCACGGTGGGGCGCAGCGAGCTGCGCGCCGGCCACCGCGATGATCCTGCGCCGGGAGGCGCTGGGCGGGCCCGGTCGCAGCCGCGCAGATGA
- a CDS encoding polyprenyl synthetase family protein, with protein MTDPSFAPDSDSSSPELSRVAAAESEAFRYDVDAVLQSWFQDQRTVADGISEAAGPMVEAIAGLSTGGKRTRAQLLYWSWRAAGGDADSRIPRLAGAGIELFQTAALIHDDIIDRSATRRGMRSIHVLFADRHRDSGWSQDSAHFGTSAAVLAGDLALTWSEQIFGEAVALAGHPAGAAADFTRMRTEVMLGQYLDIHAEVAAQTLPPDKAIERAFEVLRYKSAKYSAEHPAALGALLAAAPSSFVEACRGFALPLGEAFQIRDDVLGVFGDPVTTGKPAGDDLREGKRTVLIGQHLRDAEPRDAQLVARALGNQSLDDAQIEGLREALRRSGALQRTEQIVDELSQRTEQALAQMRIEDLPRAGLQQMADALVRRSR; from the coding sequence TTGACCGACCCCAGCTTCGCACCCGACTCCGACAGCTCGAGCCCCGAGCTCTCACGCGTGGCGGCCGCCGAGTCCGAGGCCTTCCGCTACGACGTCGACGCCGTCCTGCAGTCCTGGTTCCAGGACCAGCGCACCGTGGCCGACGGCATCTCCGAGGCAGCCGGCCCCATGGTCGAAGCCATCGCCGGGCTGTCCACGGGCGGCAAGCGCACCCGCGCCCAGCTGCTCTACTGGAGCTGGCGGGCAGCCGGCGGAGACGCGGACTCCCGCATCCCGCGCCTGGCAGGAGCCGGGATCGAGCTCTTCCAGACGGCCGCTCTGATCCACGACGACATCATCGACCGCTCGGCGACCCGTCGCGGCATGCGCTCGATCCACGTCCTGTTCGCCGATCGCCACCGCGACAGCGGCTGGAGCCAGGACAGCGCGCACTTCGGCACCTCTGCCGCCGTCCTCGCAGGCGATCTGGCGCTGACCTGGTCGGAGCAGATCTTCGGCGAGGCCGTCGCGCTGGCCGGGCACCCCGCCGGCGCTGCCGCGGACTTCACGCGCATGCGCACCGAGGTGATGCTCGGGCAGTACCTGGACATCCACGCGGAGGTCGCCGCGCAGACCCTCCCGCCGGACAAGGCCATCGAGCGCGCCTTCGAGGTGCTGCGCTACAAGTCGGCCAAGTACTCGGCGGAGCACCCGGCGGCCCTGGGGGCCCTGCTGGCGGCGGCGCCGTCGTCGTTCGTGGAGGCGTGCCGCGGATTCGCCCTGCCGCTGGGCGAGGCCTTCCAGATCCGGGACGACGTCCTGGGCGTGTTCGGCGATCCGGTCACCACGGGCAAGCCGGCCGGCGACGATCTGCGCGAGGGCAAGCGCACCGTGCTGATCGGGCAGCATCTGCGCGACGCCGAGCCGCGGGACGCGCAGCTCGTGGCCCGGGCCCTGGGCAATCAGTCGCTCGACGACGCTCAGATCGAGGGCCTGAGGGAAGCCCTGCGCCGCAGCGGCGCCCTCCAGCGCACCGAGCAGATCGTGGACGAGCTGTCGCAGCGCACCGAGCAGGCTCTGGCGCAGATGCGGATCGAGGACCTGCCGCGGGCCGGTCTGCAGCAGATGGCCGACGCCCTGGTCCGCCGCTCCCGCTGA